The window CACGACGGCGCCCTGCGGCGCCGAGGAGGTGTCCGTCGGGACGGTCACGCCGAACACCGCGCAGAGCGGTTCGGTCGCGACCCTCACCGTGACGGGCACGGCCCTGGGCATGAGCTCCACCGTCCAGCTCACCGGCGGCCCGGCGCCGCTGACGGCCACGACCGTCTCGGTCTCCGACGACGGCCGGACGCTGAAGGCGACCGTGGATCTGCGCACGGCCCCGGCCGGTATCTGGAACATCCGCGTCACCGTGCTGAACAGCAGTTACTCGGGTGGCACCCTGACGGTGACCCCGCCCCCGTCCTCCGGCCTCGGTACGTACAAGCCGATCACGCCGACGCGGCTGATGGACACCCGTGAGGGTCTGGGTGTGCCGAAGGCGAAGGTGGGCGCGGCCGGGACGGTGACCCTGCAGGTCGCGGGCACGGCCGGGATCCCCGCCGGCGCGACCGCGGTGGTGCTGAACGTGACCGCCACCGAGGCGACCGCGGGCAGCTTCGTGTCGGTGTACCCGAACGGCACGACCCGCACCAGCGCGTCGAACCTCAACTTCACGGCGGGGCAGACGATTCCGAACCTGGTCGTCGTTCCCGTCGTGAACGGGAAGGTCAGCTTCTACAACCACGCGGGTTCGGTGCACCTGATCGCGGACGTCGCCGGTTTCTACACGACCGACGGTTCGGGTTCCACCTACAAGCCGATCACGCCGACCCGGCTGATGGACACCCGTGAGGGTCTGGGCGTGCCCAAGGCCCGGGTCGGTGAGGCGGGCACGGTGACCCTGCAGGTCGCGGGCACGGCGGGGATCCCGGCGACGGGTGTCACCGCGGTGGTTCTGAACGTCACGGCCACCGGGCCGACGGCGGGGAGTTTCGTCTCCGTCTACCCGAACGGCACGACCCGTACGAGTGCGTCGAACCTCAACTTCACGGCGGGGCAGACGATTCCGAACCTGGTCGTCGTCCCCGTGGTGAACGGGAAGGTCAGCTTCTACAACCACGCGGGTTCGGTGGACCTGATCGCGGACGTCGCCGGTTTCTACACGACCGACGGTTCGGGTTCCTCGTACAAGCCGATCACGCCGACGCGGCTGATGGACACCCGTGAAGGCCTGGGCGTGCCGAAGGCGAAGGTGGGCGAGGCCGGCACGGTGACCCTGCAGGTCACCGGAGCGGCGGGGATCCCGGCAGGGGTCACCGCAGTGGTGCTGAACGTCACCGCCACCGAGCCGACCGCCGGCAGCTTCGTGTCCGTCTACCCGAACGGCACGACCCGCACCAGCGCGTCGAACCTCAACTTCACCGCGGGGCAGACGATTCCGAACCTGGTCGTGGTCCCCGTCGTGAACGGGAAGGTCAGCTTCTACAACCACGCGGGATCGGTACACCTGATCGCCGACGTGGCCGGCTACTACACGTCGTAGAGCCGTGGGGTCCCGCCCTTCGCGGGGCGGGACCCCCCACGCCGAACCCGGTCCCTTCGACCCACCGGCCGGATCCACGTGCTCCGGCCCCGGGGCATCGGCTACGGTCCTTGGCTGTGAACCGTACCGAGCGTCTGTACGCCCTGGTGGAGGAGTTACGTGCGGTCTCGCCCCGGCCGCGCAGCGCCCGGTGGCTCGCCGAGCGCTTCGGCGTCAGCACCCGCACCGTCGAGCGCGACCTCAGCGCCCTGCAACAGTCCGGCGTGCCGCTCTACGCCGAACCGGGCCGCAGCGGCGGGTACGTGGTGGACAAGGACCACACCCTGCCGCCCCTGACCATCACCCCCGCCGAGGCGGCGGCCCTGGCCGTCGCCCTGCACACGCTGTCCGGGACGCCGTTCGACGAGGACGCCCGCTCGGCGCTGTACAAGGTGTTCGCCGTCATGCCGCAGCGCGAACGCCAGGCCGCGCGCGAACTCGCCGCGCGGGTACGGCTCGCCGTGCATCCCGTACGGCCCTCCGCGCTCCCGCACGCCCTGCGCGAGGCGCTCTCCGCCCGCCGGCTGCTGCATCTGCGCTACGCCGACGAGCAGGGAAAGGTCACCGACCGCACCGTCGAACCCCTGGGCCTCCTCGGCGGCGAGCACTGGCACCTCATCGGCTGGTGCCGGCTGCGCGCCGCCGTCCGGGGCTTCCGCCTCGACGGCATCCGCGAGGCGCGGGCCCTGGAGGAGACGGCGGAGCCGCGCCCGGTGGACCTGTCCGAACTGGGCGCCCTGGGACGGGATTTCGTCGCGCTCGACGAGCTCTACAGTTTCGCTTGAGCCGCCTCCCGGAGGGCTAAACACCGACAGGGGGCTGTCGCTCCGGGCCCGGAGTCTGGGTGACCACGAACCGACCCTGGAAGGCACCCATGTCTGTGACGACGACGACCCCGACCCCGGCCACCGACTCCGCCCTGCTGACCCGGGAAGCCGGCACCCGGCTGGTGGAGGGCTGGACGGCGCTCTGGAACGGAGACGTCGCCCTCGCCGAGCAGATCCTCGCCCCCGGCTTCCGGCTGCACTTCGCGGACGACTTCGACGGCACCGGCTCCGGCTACACCTTCGGCCAGGAGGAACTGACGGCGTTCATCTCGGCCAACAGCCACGCCCTCACCGGCCTGACCTTCGCCGCCGAAGCCGCACCGCTGGTCGACTCCGAGCGCGCCGAGATGGCCTGCCGGTGGAGCGAGAGCCACGCGGACGGTGACGGAGACGTCATCGTCAAGAGCGGCATCGACATGTTCGCCGTCACGGACGGCCGGATCTCCGCCGTGTGGTCACTCACCGGCAGCCGCCGCTTCGCCGCCTGACCGGCACGGTCCCGTGCCCGCACGGGACCGTGCCGGCCACGCGAGCGGCCGTGGGCGTGGTCGTGAGAGTGACCACGGTGACGGCAGGCGTGACCACGATGACGCCGCCTCCTAGAACGAACGCCACTGCATCTCCCGGTCGCCGTCCCTGAGGGAGGCCACGCGGCGGCGGAATTCGGCCAGGGCCCTCGGATTGGCCGGGGCGTGCTGGGCGACCCAGGCACAGCTGGCCGTCTCCCGGGCACCGCGCAGGACCGCGCAGCCCTCCCATTCGCGGACGTCCCACCCGTACGCCGCCACGAAGGCCTCGTACTCCCCGGCGGGCATGTCGTACCGGTCGCGGGAGAGCGCCATCACCACCAGGTCGTGCTCGCGCAGATCGGCCGACACGGTCTCCAGGTCGACCAGGGCCGGGCCGTCCGCGCCCACGTGGACGTTGCGGGGCAGCGCGTCGCCGTGGACCGGGCCCGGGGCGAGGCGCGGGGTCAGCGCGGCCACCTCACCGGCGTAGCCGTCCCGGCGGGCCCGCAGGTAGGCCGCGTCGGCGGGGTCGATGCAATCCCCCGCGAGCCGCAGCCAGCGCTCGACCCCGGCCAGCAGGTCCCGTGCGGGCAGCGCGAACGGCGGCGCGGGCAGTGCGTGCACCAGGCGCAGCAGCTCCGCCAGGTCCGCGGGCCCCGCGGGCCGCACCGCGTCCGGCAGCCGGTGCCAGAGGGTCAGGGGATGCCCGTCCACCAGCCGCGGCTTCGGCTCGGCCGCGCGGACCGCCGGGACGCCGGACGCGGCGAGCCAGCCGGACACCGCCAGTTCCCGCGCGGCCCGCTCCAGCAGCGCAGCCTCCCGGCCCACCTTCACCACCAGGTCTCCGACCGCGAAGACCGCGTTCTCGCCGAGCGCGAGGAGGACCGCCTCCCGGGGCGCGCCCCGGGCCAGGCCCGCCGCCGCCAGTACGTCCCTCGCCCGCGCCTCGTCCATGCCGCCGCTCTCGCCCTTCGCCGCCCGCCCGTGATCCGCCGGCGATCCGTCCGGCGATCCGGCCGCCGTGGATCAGCCGTCGTCAGCCAGTATGTGGTGGCTTCCGGCAGGTGGCCCGATCCTGGAGTCATGGGCGCCGGACATGACGCACGCACCGGCCGCGGCCCCTCGGTCGTGGCACGGCGCGCCCTGCGCACCACCCTCGCCGCGTGCGTCTCGTTCTTCGTGTGCCTGTACGCGCTGGACCGGCCCGTGGCGGCGACGTACGCGCTGTTCGGCGTGGTGTCCATGGCGGCCCTCTCGCACATCCCCGGCACCGGCCGCCAGCGGGTGGCCGTCCTCATCAGGACCACGCCCGTGGCCTGGGTGCTGGTGACGATCGGCACCTACCTCGCGGTCCGGACCTGGACCGCCGTGGCCGGCATGCTGCTGATCGGTTTCGCCCTGGCCTTCGTGGCGGTGGCCGGGCCGCGCGCGGCGGGCGCCGCCCCGGGTCTGCAACTGCTCTACATCCTGCCCTGCTTCCCGCCGTACGCCCCGGACACCCTCGGCGAACGGCTCGCGGGGGCGACCTTCGGCCTGCTGCTGCTCGTCCTCGCCGAGGCCTTCGTCCTGCCCGAGGAGCCGGGGCCCACGTACCGGAGGCTGGCCTCCGGGGCGGCCGGTACCGCCGCCCGTTGCGCCGCCGAGCTGGGCCGCGCCCCGTACACGCTGTCCGCGGCCTCGACCGAGGCGGCCCTGGCGTCCGGCGAGTCGCTGCGGCCCTTCCGGGTCGACGAGGCCGACCGTCCCGCCGGGCCGGGCCTGCGGGACCGCGCCCTCACCCACGCGGGCCTGGCCGCCCGTACGCTCCTCGGCCGCATGGTGAACCTTCCCCCGCCGCCCCGGCCCCCCGGCCCGCTGCCGATGGAACTGGAGTCCGAGGTGCTGACCGCGGTCGGCCGGGCCGTCGGCGAGAGCGCCGCCCTGCTGGACGGAACGGCCGACTCGACCGAAGCCGCCGGCGTCCTGCGGAAGGTACGGGAGGAGGCCGCGTCGGCCGCTGCGCGGGAGCCGCCGACCACCGCGGCGCGGGGCCGCCGCCGGGCGGCGCTGCTGGAGGTGGCGGACGCCGCCGTGGCCCTGGTGACGGCCGCCGAGCTGGCGGTACGGGGCCGCCGCGCGCAGGTGCCCTGCGATGTGGACGCCGGCCGCTTCTGGTACGCCGGCCGGCTCGCGCCGGGCCTGTGGTGGCACCGGGTGGCGGGACACGCCGGGCCCCGGTCCGTGCACTTCCAGAACGCGGTCCGGATCAGCCTCGCGCTCGCGGCCGCCCGCACGATCGCGGGCGTGGACTCCCTGCCGCACGGCTTCTGGGCGATGCTCGCCGTCCTCAGCCTGACCCGGACCACGGCCGCCCAGACCCGGGCGACCGTACGGGTGGCCATCACCGGCACCCTGCTCGGCGCCCTGGTCACCGGGATCCTGCTGGCCCTGATCGGGGGCCACACCGTCGTCTATGCCATCGCCCTGCCGTTCGTGATGCTCACGGCGTTCCGGGTGGGGCCGGTGCGGGGCGTGGGCTGGGCCCAGGGCATGTTCACGCTCGTGGTGGCCTTCGTCTTCGCGCAGCTGGCGCCCGTGACGTGGCAGCTGGCGGAGGTCAGGATCCTGGACGTGGTCATCGGCAGCCTGATCGGCGTCGTGTTCGGGGTGCTCGCCTGGCCGAGGGGGGCGGAGCGGGAGCTGCACCGGGCGGTGGCCCTGCTGCTGACCAGGGAGGCCGAGACGGTCGAGCGCACCACCGGCGCCGTGGTGGAGGGCGGACCGGGGCGCACTCCCGACGACGAGCCGCTCCTGCACGCGCTGACGATGGCGGAGACGGCCTTCGCGCAGCACCAGAGCGAGCCCCGGACGCACGAGGGCCCGAGGCCGGACTGGCAGGCGGCGATGATGACGGGCCACCACGTGCTGTGGGGGTCGCGGCGGCTGCTGGTGCGCGGCGGTCCTGCCGTGGGGCCGGAGAACGGGGCGCGGCTGGACGGCCGGGCGACCGGGCTGGCCACCCGGATGCGGCGGGAGGCGCAGCGGGCGGGGCGGGCCCCGGGCGACCCGGAGCCCGAAGGCGCACTGCCGCCTCTCGGCGCCGATGCCGACGGACCTCCCGGGCTTTCCTCCCCGCGGTTCTTCTCCGCGCTGGCCTGGCTCGACTCGCTTGCCGTCGACGTCGCGCGCGTGACGGCCTCGGGTCACCCGTTCGGTCCAGCCCGCCCGAAGAGTCCGTCCGCCCCGGGGAAACCGTCCGCCCCGGGGGAACCGGCCGCTCCGGGGGAACCGGCCGCTCCGGCCTGACCGGCCTGACCGGCGAGATCGGCGAGATCGGCACGACCGGCGAGACCGGCGCCAAAGGGTGTTGCACGAGACGTCTCGTCTCGCTTATGGTTCGATCATGACCGCAGCCAAGCCCACCCACATCGCCATGTTCTCCATCGCCGCCCACGGGCACGTGAACCCCAGCATCGAGGTGATCCGCGAACTCGTGGCCCGGGGCCACCGCGTCAGCTACGCCATCCCCGCCTCCTTCGCCGAGAAGATCGCGGAGACGGGCGCCACGCCCGTGCTCTACACCTCCACCCTCCCCACCGACGACGAGCCGGAGGCCTGGGGCACCGAGCTCATCGAGAACCTCGAGCCCTTCCTGAACGACGCCGTCCAGGCACTCCCGCAGCTCGCCGCCGCCTTCGAGGGCGACGAGCCGGACCTCGTCCTCCACGACATCACCTCCTACCCGGCGCCGGTGCTCGCCCATCGCTGGGGAGTCCCCGCCGTCTCCCTCTCCCCGAACCTCGTCGCCTGGGAGGGGTACGAGCAGGAGGTGGCCGAGCCGATGTTCGCCGAGCTGAAGGCCTCCGAGCGCGGTCAGGCGTACTACGCCGCCTTCGCGGCCTGGCTCACCGAGAACGGCCTCGGCGACCAGGTCGACCGGTTCCAGGGCCGCCCGCGCCGCGGGCTCGTCCTGATCCCGCGGGCGCTGCAGCCGCACGCCGACCGCGTCGACACCTCCGTCCACACCTTCGTCGGAGCCTGCCAGGGCGACCGCAGCGCGACCCAGGGCAGCTGGCACGCGCCCGCGAGCGCCGAGGGCAAGAAGATCGTGCTCGTCTCGCTCGGCTCCGCCTTCACCAAGCAGCCCGCCTTCTACCGTGCCTGCATCGAAGCCTTCGCGGACCTGCCCGACTGGCATGTCGTCCTCCAGATCGGCAAGTTCACCGACGAGGCCGACCTGGGCCCGGTACCGGCCAACGTGGAGGTCCACCGCTGGGTCCCCCAGCTCGACATCCTGCGCCGGGCCGACGCCTTCATCACCCACGCGGGCGCCGGCGGCAGCCAGGAGGGGCTCGCGACCGCCACCCCGATGGTCGCCGTCCCGCAGGCCGTCGACCAGTTCGGCAACGCCGACATGCTCGTCTCGCTGGGCGTGGCCCGCCACGTCCCGATGGAGGAGGCGAACGCCCGGACCCTGCGCGAAGCGGTCCTCCAGCTGGTCGCCGACCCCGAGGTCGCCGCCCGCGCCGAGGCCGTCCGCGCGCAGATGACGACCGAGGGCGGCACGCGGCAGGCCGCCGACCTCATCGAGGCCGAATTGTCGTAGCCGGGTCTTAGGGTGCGCGCATGACGAAGAAGGACACGGCCAAGAAGGACACGACGAAGAAGTACGCGGCGCTGCTGCGCGGGATCAATGTCGGCGGGAACAAGAAGGTCCCGATGGCGCAGCTGCGTACGGTGCTGGAGGGGCTCGGCCACGGCGACGTGCAGACGTACCTGCAGAGCGGCAACGCCGTCTTCAGCAGTACGCAGCAGGACCCGGCGGTCCTCGGCCGGGAGCTGGAGGCCGCCATCGAGGGCCGCTTCGGCTTCCGCGTGGCGTGCCTGGTGAGGGACGGCGCGTACCTGCGCGCCGTCGCCGACGCCTGCCCCTTCCCGGCGGCGGAGCTGGAGGGCAAGCAGCTGCACGCCACCTTCTGGTCCGAACAGCCGGGCCCGGAGCGCTTCGCCGCGCTCGACGAGGCCTCGTTCCTCCCGGAGGAGTACCGGCTCGGCGACCGCGTCCTCTACCTCTACGTCCCCGACGGCCTGGGCCGCTCCAAGCTCGCCGAGGCCCTCGCCAGGTCCGCCGTGGTCAAGGGGATCGACGTGACCACCCGCAACTGGAACACCGTCGCCAAACTCGTGGAGCTGACCGGACCCTGACCGGTTCCCGGAGCAGGACGGCCGGAGCGCCGTCCGGCTCGACCTCGACTTCCGCCGGGAGGGCGCGAGCCCCCGCGTCCGCCGCATCGAGCTCTTCGTCGCGGGCGGTCACGGTCAGGTCTGCCAACTCCTCGTCGAGGACCGGTACCTGGACGAGGACTCCGCCCTGACCGGCCTGTTCGAGACCACCCGCACCCACCTGCGCACCGACCGGCCCTGACCCCGGCCTCGGGCGAGCGCGTCCAGCAGCTCCACAAGGCTCGCCAGCGGGATCCGGTGCCCCGGTCACCGTGCCCCGACGGCATCCCGGGGCGGGGGATGTGCCAGGCTCGTGGCATGCGTTACATCATCATCGGCGCGGGCGCGGTCGGCGCCACCATCGGCGGACGGCTCGCGGAGGCGGGCGGCGAGGTCGTACTCGTCGCACGCGGTGCCCACGCGGACGCCCTGCGGGCCGACGGGCTGCGGCTCACGACGGCCGACGGCACCCGGGTGCACCGGCTGCCCGTGGTCACCGGACCGGAGGAACTGGGCGAACTGCGCCCCGACGACGTCCTGCTGCTGTCCGTGAAGACCCAGGACGCCATCGCCGCGCTCGACGCGTGGGGCGACGCGGAGGTCACCGGCGGCGGCACGGCGGCGCAGCGGCTGCCCGTGCTCTGCGCGCAGAACGGAGTGGAGAGCGAGCGGCTGGCGCTACGGCGCTTCGCGCGCGTGTACGGGGTGTGCGTATGGCTGCCCGCCACCTTCCTGGAGCCGGGCGTGGTCTCGGCGCTGTGCGCGCCGCTGACCGGCATCCTGCACGTGGGCCGGGCGGCGGGCGGCACGGACGCCCTGTCCCTGGCCGTCGCCGCGGACCTCGGCAAGGCCGGCTTCGGGGCGCCGCCGGTCGAGGACGTGATGCGGTGGAAGTACGCGAAGCTGCTGGGGAACCTGGGCAACGCGATCCAGGCGAC is drawn from Streptomyces sp. NBC_01232 and contains these coding sequences:
- a CDS encoding FUSC family protein, which codes for MGAGHDARTGRGPSVVARRALRTTLAACVSFFVCLYALDRPVAATYALFGVVSMAALSHIPGTGRQRVAVLIRTTPVAWVLVTIGTYLAVRTWTAVAGMLLIGFALAFVAVAGPRAAGAAPGLQLLYILPCFPPYAPDTLGERLAGATFGLLLLVLAEAFVLPEEPGPTYRRLASGAAGTAARCAAELGRAPYTLSAASTEAALASGESLRPFRVDEADRPAGPGLRDRALTHAGLAARTLLGRMVNLPPPPRPPGPLPMELESEVLTAVGRAVGESAALLDGTADSTEAAGVLRKVREEAASAAAREPPTTAARGRRRAALLEVADAAVALVTAAELAVRGRRAQVPCDVDAGRFWYAGRLAPGLWWHRVAGHAGPRSVHFQNAVRISLALAAARTIAGVDSLPHGFWAMLAVLSLTRTTAAQTRATVRVAITGTLLGALVTGILLALIGGHTVVYAIALPFVMLTAFRVGPVRGVGWAQGMFTLVVAFVFAQLAPVTWQLAEVRILDVVIGSLIGVVFGVLAWPRGAERELHRAVALLLTREAETVERTTGAVVEGGPGRTPDDEPLLHALTMAETAFAQHQSEPRTHEGPRPDWQAAMMTGHHVLWGSRRLLVRGGPAVGPENGARLDGRATGLATRMRREAQRAGRAPGDPEPEGALPPLGADADGPPGLSSPRFFSALAWLDSLAVDVARVTASGHPFGPARPKSPSAPGKPSAPGEPAAPGEPAAPA
- a CDS encoding nuclear transport factor 2 family protein: MSVTTTTPTPATDSALLTREAGTRLVEGWTALWNGDVALAEQILAPGFRLHFADDFDGTGSGYTFGQEELTAFISANSHALTGLTFAAEAAPLVDSERAEMACRWSESHADGDGDVIVKSGIDMFAVTDGRISAVWSLTGSRRFAA
- a CDS encoding phosphotransferase enzyme family protein, with the translated sequence MDEARARDVLAAAGLARGAPREAVLLALGENAVFAVGDLVVKVGREAALLERAARELAVSGWLAASGVPAVRAAEPKPRLVDGHPLTLWHRLPDAVRPAGPADLAELLRLVHALPAPPFALPARDLLAGVERWLRLAGDCIDPADAAYLRARRDGYAGEVAALTPRLAPGPVHGDALPRNVHVGADGPALVDLETVSADLREHDLVVMALSRDRYDMPAGEYEAFVAAYGWDVREWEGCAVLRGARETASCAWVAQHAPANPRALAEFRRRVASLRDGDREMQWRSF
- the mgt gene encoding macrolide-inactivating glycosyltransferase, encoding MTAAKPTHIAMFSIAAHGHVNPSIEVIRELVARGHRVSYAIPASFAEKIAETGATPVLYTSTLPTDDEPEAWGTELIENLEPFLNDAVQALPQLAAAFEGDEPDLVLHDITSYPAPVLAHRWGVPAVSLSPNLVAWEGYEQEVAEPMFAELKASERGQAYYAAFAAWLTENGLGDQVDRFQGRPRRGLVLIPRALQPHADRVDTSVHTFVGACQGDRSATQGSWHAPASAEGKKIVLVSLGSAFTKQPAFYRACIEAFADLPDWHVVLQIGKFTDEADLGPVPANVEVHRWVPQLDILRRADAFITHAGAGGSQEGLATATPMVAVPQAVDQFGNADMLVSLGVARHVPMEEANARTLREAVLQLVADPEVAARAEAVRAQMTTEGGTRQAADLIEAELS
- a CDS encoding ketopantoate reductase family protein, with translation MRYIIIGAGAVGATIGGRLAEAGGEVVLVARGAHADALRADGLRLTTADGTRVHRLPVVTGPEELGELRPDDVLLLSVKTQDAIAALDAWGDAEVTGGGTAAQRLPVLCAQNGVESERLALRRFARVYGVCVWLPATFLEPGVVSALCAPLTGILHVGRAAGGTDALSLAVAADLGKAGFGAPPVEDVMRWKYAKLLGNLGNAIQATTGPEPDPAKAALLLRAVREGKAAFGAGGIAYASDAEQSTARDGKVEQPAGVRGGSSWQSLARGTGSVEADYLNGEISLLGRLHGVPTPVNDVLRHAANIFAREGLPPGAMSIEDLTALADEAAARA
- a CDS encoding DUF1697 domain-containing protein, which translates into the protein MTKKDTAKKDTTKKYAALLRGINVGGNKKVPMAQLRTVLEGLGHGDVQTYLQSGNAVFSSTQQDPAVLGRELEAAIEGRFGFRVACLVRDGAYLRAVADACPFPAAELEGKQLHATFWSEQPGPERFAALDEASFLPEEYRLGDRVLYLYVPDGLGRSKLAEALARSAVVKGIDVTTRNWNTVAKLVELTGP
- a CDS encoding helix-turn-helix transcriptional regulator; translated protein: MNRTERLYALVEELRAVSPRPRSARWLAERFGVSTRTVERDLSALQQSGVPLYAEPGRSGGYVVDKDHTLPPLTITPAEAAALAVALHTLSGTPFDEDARSALYKVFAVMPQRERQAARELAARVRLAVHPVRPSALPHALREALSARRLLHLRYADEQGKVTDRTVEPLGLLGGEHWHLIGWCRLRAAVRGFRLDGIREARALEETAEPRPVDLSELGALGRDFVALDELYSFA